The following coding sequences lie in one Listeria ivanovii subsp. londoniensis genomic window:
- a CDS encoding glutamate-5-semialdehyde dehydrogenase, whose product MTELIKQGNAAKEAALFLAQASTKEKNAALLHLSDDLLANTDRLLVANEKDIVRANEKGIPETMVDRLRLTEERIKEIAEAVKQVVVLKDPIGEVIHMWKNDAELTIGKTRVPLGVIGIIYESRPNVTVDASVLCFKTGNAVILRGGSDAINSNKALMSVIQNSIESSGFPRSSVQLIEDTSRETARDMMHLNRFLDVLIPRGGAKLIQTVLENATVPVIETGTGNCHIYVDKAAEKQMAIDILINAKCSRPSVCNAAETLLIHREVAEDFLPAMEIELKKYQVELRADDRARLILTDAKEATESDWEDEFLDFILAVKVVDSADEAIEHINKYGTKHSEAIVSNDYSTGQAFQQKVDAATVYINASTRFTDGFAMGFGAEIGISTQKLHARGPMGLTELTSTKYIIFGDGQIRN is encoded by the coding sequence ATGACGGAACTCATTAAACAAGGAAACGCTGCAAAAGAAGCAGCTCTATTTTTAGCCCAAGCAAGTACAAAAGAAAAAAATGCAGCCTTACTTCATTTAAGTGATGATCTATTAGCTAACACGGATAGACTTCTTGTAGCGAATGAAAAGGATATTGTTCGGGCAAACGAAAAAGGAATACCAGAAACAATGGTTGATCGGCTGCGTTTAACAGAAGAACGAATCAAAGAAATAGCTGAAGCAGTCAAGCAAGTTGTCGTACTAAAAGATCCTATTGGTGAAGTGATTCATATGTGGAAAAATGATGCCGAATTAACTATCGGAAAAACAAGAGTTCCGCTTGGAGTAATTGGAATTATTTATGAATCTCGTCCAAATGTCACTGTAGACGCTTCTGTCCTATGCTTCAAAACTGGTAACGCGGTTATTTTACGAGGTGGAAGTGATGCAATTAACTCCAATAAAGCTTTAATGTCTGTCATTCAAAATTCCATAGAATCGTCAGGGTTTCCTCGTTCTAGTGTACAGTTAATTGAAGATACTTCCAGGGAAACTGCTCGTGATATGATGCACCTTAATCGCTTTTTAGATGTGCTTATTCCTCGAGGCGGCGCAAAACTTATCCAAACTGTGCTTGAAAATGCCACCGTCCCAGTTATCGAAACTGGAACAGGAAATTGTCATATCTACGTAGACAAAGCAGCAGAGAAACAAATGGCGATTGATATTTTAATAAACGCAAAATGTTCTCGTCCTTCTGTTTGTAATGCGGCTGAAACGTTACTCATTCATCGTGAAGTTGCTGAAGATTTCTTGCCAGCAATGGAAATTGAACTGAAAAAATACCAAGTGGAATTACGCGCGGATGATCGAGCTAGATTAATCTTAACTGATGCCAAAGAAGCTACAGAATCTGACTGGGAAGATGAGTTTTTAGACTTCATTTTAGCTGTAAAAGTAGTTGATTCGGCTGATGAAGCGATTGAACATATTAATAAATATGGTACAAAACATTCTGAAGCAATCGTTTCAAATGATTATTCTACTGGTCAAGCTTTCCAACAAAAAGTCGATGCTGCTACTGTTTATATCAATGCCTCTACTCGCTTTACTGATGGCTTTGCAATGGGTTTTGGAGCAGAAATTGGCATTAGTACACAAAAATTACATGCGCGTGGTCCAATGGGGTTAACTGAACTCACTTCTACAAAATATATCATTTTTGGTGATGGACAAATTAGAAACTAA
- the proB gene encoding glutamate 5-kinase, which translates to MRESLKNSKRLVIKVGTSTLMYGNGHINLRTIEKLAMVLSDLRNEGKEVILVSSGAIGVGCHKLQLPVRPTSIPELQAVASVGQSELMHIYSKFFGEYGQVVGQVLLTRDVTDFPISRENVMNTLESLLNRGIIPIVNENDTVAVEELEHITKYGDNDLLSAIVAKLVQADLLIMLSDIDGFYETNPTTNPDAAMFSEINQITPDIEALAGGKGSEFGTGGMLTKLSAASYCINGGQKMILTNGKNPTVIFDIMQGEPVGTLFTSQKEEYLHDGTH; encoded by the coding sequence ATGCGCGAATCTTTAAAGAATAGTAAGAGATTAGTGATCAAAGTTGGTACTAGTACATTAATGTATGGAAATGGCCATATTAATCTACGTACGATTGAAAAATTAGCGATGGTTTTATCCGATTTACGTAATGAAGGAAAAGAAGTTATTCTTGTTTCTTCCGGGGCAATTGGTGTTGGTTGTCACAAACTACAACTCCCAGTGAGACCAACAAGCATCCCTGAACTACAGGCAGTAGCCTCCGTTGGTCAAAGTGAACTAATGCATATTTATAGCAAATTTTTTGGTGAGTATGGACAAGTTGTTGGGCAAGTTTTACTTACACGCGATGTAACTGACTTTCCTATTAGTCGAGAAAATGTAATGAATACACTTGAAAGTCTTTTAAATAGAGGTATTATCCCGATTGTAAATGAAAATGACACAGTCGCTGTAGAGGAACTTGAACATATTACTAAATATGGTGATAACGATCTTCTTTCTGCTATTGTTGCTAAACTTGTACAGGCAGACTTGCTGATTATGTTGTCTGATATTGATGGCTTTTATGAAACAAACCCTACAACTAATCCAGATGCAGCTATGTTTTCTGAAATCAATCAAATCACCCCTGATATTGAGGCTCTAGCTGGAGGAAAGGGATCTGAATTTGGAACTGGTGGTATGTTAACAAAACTTTCCGCAGCCTCTTATTGTATTAATGGCGGTCAAAAAATGATTTTAACTAATGGGAAAAATCCCACTGTTATTTTCGATATTATGCAAGGCGAACCAGTCGGTACTTTATTTACCAGCCAAAAGGAGGAATATTTACATGACGGAACTCATTAA
- a CDS encoding helix-turn-helix domain-containing protein: MKAVDTRRINTDKIRELRLQRGITQAFIARKMGYKYTSGYSNIEKGAVRLSHKNAVILSEILMCDLKCFYE; encoded by the coding sequence ATGAAAGCAGTAGACACCAGAAGAATTAATACGGATAAAATTCGAGAGCTACGATTGCAGCGGGGAATTACACAAGCTTTTATTGCGAGGAAGATGGGATATAAATACACTAGTGGATACAGTAATATTGAGAAAGGTGCAGTCAGACTTTCGCATAAGAATGCCGTTATCTTGAGCGAAATCTTAATGTGTGATTTAAAGTGTTTTTATGAGTAA
- a CDS encoding NUDIX hydrolase, translated as MKHIRTVAIIIHDNKILFHSSQDNDYWTLPGGAVEQEFIKEGLIREMREELGEEVVVQELKIIAENKFMYRGSEIDSIEFYFAVKLPEDSSLIAQNSFTKVEEFGQFNEEPYVLTFKWIDISKLAEFLILPRFLVTELQNLRENHVKHIENNIKKNHEN; from the coding sequence TTGAAACATATAAGAACTGTAGCGATAATCATCCATGATAATAAAATTTTATTTCATTCAAGCCAAGATAATGATTACTGGACTCTTCCAGGCGGCGCGGTAGAACAAGAATTTATAAAAGAAGGCTTAATCAGGGAAATGAGGGAAGAGTTAGGGGAAGAAGTGGTTGTTCAAGAATTAAAAATTATTGCGGAAAACAAGTTTATGTACCGTGGAAGTGAAATAGATAGTATCGAGTTTTATTTTGCGGTAAAGCTTCCTGAAGACAGTTCGTTAATTGCGCAAAATTCATTTACCAAGGTAGAAGAATTTGGTCAATTTAATGAAGAACCATATGTGCTCACATTTAAATGGATCGATATTAGTAAGCTGGCAGAATTCTTGATATTACCCAGATTTCTTGTGACAGAATTGCAAAATTTGAGGGAAAATCATGTGAAACACATTGAAAACAACATAAAAAAAAACCACGAAAATTAG
- a CDS encoding alpha/beta hydrolase, with product MYKQIKLKAVDGLDLHLHIWDEVENPVGIVQIVHGMAEHGARYGHFAERLNQAGFIVIADDHRGFGKSANDEAYLGHLDENTGFKDMLQDEAMVKDYLMTTYPGLPYFLFAHSMGSFLIRTFITKYEADGVILSGSGLQSDSLLKMGQLITAQRIKKDAMKRSGFLNKLAFWGYNKPFNENHRFSWLTRDPAVYQAYEEDPFCGPVVGTTGFFHNLLEAVKVSQQMETYRSVPKKLPILLLSGSDDPVGHFGKDTPKIALALEKAGVEDVTYKIYEHARHELVNELCKETVFQDVITWMNAQIKRLEQSSI from the coding sequence ATGTACAAACAAATAAAATTAAAAGCAGTAGATGGCTTGGATTTGCATTTACATATTTGGGATGAGGTCGAAAATCCAGTCGGGATAGTTCAAATTGTCCATGGAATGGCAGAACATGGCGCTAGATACGGCCATTTTGCAGAGCGCCTAAACCAAGCAGGATTTATAGTCATAGCTGATGATCATCGCGGTTTTGGTAAATCTGCTAACGATGAGGCATACTTAGGTCACTTAGATGAAAATACAGGTTTTAAAGATATGCTTCAAGATGAAGCGATGGTGAAAGATTATTTAATGACAACATATCCTGGACTTCCATATTTCCTTTTTGCTCATAGTATGGGAAGCTTCCTCATTAGAACTTTTATTACAAAATATGAAGCAGATGGCGTAATTCTTTCTGGTAGCGGTTTGCAATCAGATTCTTTGTTAAAAATGGGACAACTCATTACGGCACAGCGAATAAAGAAAGATGCTATGAAAAGAAGTGGATTTCTTAATAAGTTAGCATTTTGGGGATATAATAAACCATTTAATGAAAATCACCGTTTCAGTTGGCTCACAAGAGATCCTGCAGTATATCAAGCTTATGAAGAAGATCCATTTTGTGGTCCAGTGGTGGGAACAACAGGGTTCTTTCATAATCTTTTGGAAGCGGTAAAAGTGAGCCAGCAAATGGAGACCTATCGGAGCGTACCCAAAAAATTACCTATATTATTGTTATCAGGTAGTGACGATCCTGTAGGGCATTTCGGTAAAGACACACCCAAAATTGCTTTAGCTCTTGAAAAAGCCGGTGTAGAAGATGTTACATATAAAATTTATGAACATGCCCGTCATGAATTAGTAAATGAACTTTGTAAAGAAACTGTTTTTCAAGATGTGATTACGTGGATGAATGCTCAAATAAAAAGATTGGAACAAAGCAGTATATAA
- the treC gene encoding alpha,alpha-phosphotrehalase, with amino-acid sequence MTTFAQKTIYQVYPKSFFDTNGDGIGDIPGITAKLDYLQKLGIEMIWINPFYPSPQNDNGYDIADYTAVDPLFGTMDDVSTLIREGKKRNIGIMIDLVLNHTSTEHPWFQKALAGDPFYRDFYFFREGKRDGTPPTNWESKFGGNAWEKLPDSTEYYLHLYDVTQADLNWANPNVRDALYDVVNFWIDKGVEGFRLDVLNVISKPKFLEDDFEGDGRRFYTDGPKIHTYLKELHERTFGEKSIITVGEMSSTDIANCVRYSNPEEKELSMVFHFHHLKVDYPNGEKWRLGEMNLATLKSIFHTWQVAMSEENGWDALFWNNHDQPRALGRFVSDAPEHNYHAATLLAATTHFMRGTPFVYMGEEIGMMNPKFPVINDYVDIETLNHFGILQQQGFSESEVMAIIKERSRDNSRTPMQWDDTENAGFTTGKPWLKVAENANEINVQQALQTKTSIFYFYQKLIALRKDYPVIQNGDYTPALTDEDSIIAYTRSLEDSKLLSIHNFASEKQILTLPSGFSNAKILLSNYQREELNSTIELSPYETLTLLQ; translated from the coding sequence ATGACAACTTTTGCTCAAAAAACAATTTATCAAGTTTATCCAAAATCTTTTTTTGATACGAATGGTGACGGGATTGGCGATATTCCCGGAATAACTGCTAAACTTGATTATCTACAAAAATTAGGGATTGAAATGATTTGGATTAATCCATTTTATCCTTCCCCTCAAAATGATAACGGTTATGATATAGCCGACTATACAGCTGTTGATCCGTTGTTTGGAACGATGGATGATGTTTCTACTCTTATTCGTGAAGGAAAAAAAAGAAACATTGGAATTATGATTGATTTAGTACTTAATCATACTTCTACTGAACATCCTTGGTTTCAAAAGGCTTTGGCGGGTGACCCATTTTACCGTGACTTCTATTTTTTCCGTGAAGGTAAGAGAGACGGAACCCCTCCAACAAACTGGGAATCCAAATTCGGTGGTAATGCTTGGGAAAAATTACCCGATTCGACAGAGTATTACTTGCATTTATATGATGTCACACAAGCTGATTTGAACTGGGCAAACCCTAATGTCCGGGATGCACTTTATGATGTAGTTAATTTTTGGATTGATAAAGGTGTAGAAGGTTTCCGACTAGATGTCCTTAATGTTATTTCGAAACCTAAATTTTTAGAAGATGATTTTGAAGGTGATGGCAGACGTTTCTATACGGATGGCCCTAAAATTCACACTTATTTAAAGGAATTACATGAACGCACTTTTGGTGAAAAATCAATTATTACTGTTGGCGAGATGTCGTCTACTGATATCGCTAATTGTGTTCGCTATAGTAACCCGGAAGAAAAAGAATTATCCATGGTATTTCATTTTCATCATCTGAAAGTAGATTATCCAAATGGCGAAAAGTGGCGTTTAGGGGAAATGAATTTGGCAACTTTAAAATCTATTTTCCATACATGGCAAGTAGCAATGTCTGAGGAAAATGGTTGGGATGCGCTGTTTTGGAACAATCATGATCAGCCAAGAGCTCTGGGACGATTTGTCTCTGATGCGCCTGAACATAATTATCATGCAGCTACCCTACTTGCTGCAACAACTCATTTTATGCGTGGTACTCCATTTGTTTACATGGGAGAAGAAATTGGGATGATGAACCCAAAATTCCCTGTGATTAATGATTATGTTGATATTGAAACGCTAAATCATTTCGGTATTTTACAACAGCAAGGATTTTCTGAATCAGAAGTTATGGCAATTATTAAAGAACGCTCCCGTGATAATAGTCGCACACCAATGCAGTGGGATGATACTGAAAATGCAGGTTTTACAACTGGAAAACCTTGGCTAAAAGTAGCGGAAAATGCAAATGAAATTAATGTTCAGCAGGCTTTACAAACGAAAACAAGTATTTTCTATTTTTACCAAAAATTAATAGCTCTACGAAAAGATTATCCTGTCATTCAAAATGGCGATTATACACCTGCTCTTACGGATGAAGATTCTATTATCGCTTATACACGTTCACTCGAAGATTCTAAGCTACTTTCGATTCACAACTTTGCTTCAGAAAAGCAGATTTTAACGCTTCCTAGTGGATTCTCAAATGCTAAAATCTTACTTTCTAACTATCAGCGGGAAGAGCTTAATTCGACCATAGAGCTTTCTCCATACGAAACACTAACTTTACTACAATAA
- the treP gene encoding PTS system trehalose-specific EIIBC component — translation MVDYKKDASELLTLIGGKENISSVTHCATRMRFVLQNPDNADIEAIEEIPAVKGTFTQAGQFQVIIGNDVAIFYNEFSKISGVEGVNKEDAKVDAKKNMSILQRMLAGLAEIFTPLIPAIVVGGLILGFRNVIGDIKFLDDGTKTIVDVYPFWAGVYSFLWLIGEAVFHFLPVGITWSIAKKMGTTQILGIVLGLTLVSPQLLNAYSVVETKAGDIPVWDFGFAQVQMIGYQAQVIPAIMAGFLLAYLEIWLRKFIPNAISMIFVPFFALVPTVLAAHVILGPIGWKIGDAISNVVYAGLTGGLSWLFAALFGFLYAPLVVTGLHHMTNAIDLQLMSQFGGTNLWPMIALSNIAQGSAVLAIIFLHRGNEKEEQVSIPATISCYLGVTEPAMFGINLKYLYPFVAAMIGSSIAAVVSVSSGVMANSIGVGGLPGILSINPKYYAIFALCMLITIVVPFILTVLFRKYNILNKVDTAPIRTFGKKEYRESAKTTN, via the coding sequence ATGGTTGACTATAAAAAGGATGCAAGTGAGCTCTTAACATTAATCGGTGGCAAAGAAAATATTTCTTCTGTTACACACTGCGCTACTAGAATGCGCTTTGTTTTACAAAATCCAGATAATGCAGACATCGAAGCAATTGAAGAAATCCCAGCGGTAAAAGGTACATTCACACAAGCTGGACAATTCCAAGTAATTATTGGTAATGATGTAGCCATTTTTTATAATGAATTTTCGAAGATTAGTGGAGTTGAAGGTGTCAATAAAGAAGATGCCAAAGTAGATGCGAAGAAAAATATGAGTATACTGCAACGAATGCTTGCAGGTCTGGCAGAAATATTCACACCACTCATTCCCGCTATTGTTGTTGGTGGTCTTATTCTTGGTTTCCGTAACGTCATTGGGGATATTAAATTTTTAGATGATGGTACGAAAACGATTGTTGATGTCTATCCATTTTGGGCAGGCGTTTATAGTTTCTTATGGTTAATCGGAGAAGCAGTCTTCCACTTCCTACCAGTTGGGATTACCTGGTCGATTGCGAAAAAAATGGGGACAACCCAGATTCTTGGGATTGTTCTTGGTTTGACGCTCGTTTCACCTCAACTACTAAATGCTTATAGTGTGGTTGAAACAAAAGCTGGCGATATACCCGTTTGGGACTTCGGCTTTGCTCAAGTGCAAATGATTGGGTATCAAGCACAAGTTATCCCAGCAATTATGGCTGGATTTTTACTCGCTTATTTAGAAATTTGGTTGCGTAAATTTATTCCGAATGCCATTTCAATGATTTTTGTTCCGTTTTTCGCCCTTGTACCAACAGTTCTTGCAGCGCATGTCATTCTTGGACCAATTGGATGGAAAATTGGTGATGCGATTTCGAACGTGGTTTATGCTGGTTTAACAGGTGGACTTAGCTGGTTATTCGCTGCCCTATTTGGCTTCTTGTATGCCCCACTCGTTGTAACTGGACTCCATCATATGACGAATGCGATTGATTTACAATTGATGAGTCAATTCGGTGGTACCAATCTATGGCCGATGATTGCTCTTTCAAATATCGCACAAGGTTCGGCAGTTCTAGCAATAATTTTCTTACATCGTGGAAATGAAAAAGAAGAGCAAGTGTCAATCCCGGCAACTATTTCCTGTTATCTTGGAGTGACTGAGCCAGCGATGTTCGGTATTAATTTAAAATACTTATACCCATTTGTTGCTGCAATGATCGGTTCATCTATCGCTGCAGTCGTCTCTGTTTCAAGCGGAGTAATGGCAAATTCTATTGGTGTTGGTGGCTTACCAGGAATTCTTTCCATTAATCCAAAATACTATGCGATATTCGCGTTATGTATGCTGATTACCATCGTTGTTCCATTCATTCTTACTGTTTTATTCCGCAAATATAACATTTTAAACAAAGTAGACACTGCACCAATTCGTACTTTTGGAAAAAAAGAGTATCGTGAATCTGCTAAAACAACCAACTAA
- the treR gene encoding trehalose operon repressor yields MNKKNKFFDIYLELEQDITSGVYPAGALLPSENVLAKRFSVSRETIRKALVLLLENGCIQKLQGKGSIVIDRERYSFPVSGLTSFKELQESEHMNATTKVLKNERTTLPDRIADFAGLPRGSSCLKILRVRYLEGEATILDYDYLLDETAEPIENSILEDSLYQYLENEKGYEISYAQKEITVEPLNATDKKYLALHGDTHVVVVKSTVFLKDTTLFQYTESRHRLDKFRFIDFARRR; encoded by the coding sequence TTGAATAAAAAAAATAAGTTTTTCGATATCTATTTAGAACTAGAGCAAGATATTACATCAGGCGTTTATCCGGCAGGGGCATTACTTCCAAGTGAAAATGTTTTGGCTAAGCGTTTTTCAGTATCCCGTGAAACTATTAGAAAAGCACTCGTATTATTACTCGAAAATGGCTGCATTCAGAAACTTCAAGGAAAAGGATCTATTGTCATTGATCGAGAGCGATATTCATTTCCTGTTTCCGGACTTACTAGCTTTAAGGAATTGCAAGAGTCTGAGCATATGAACGCGACAACAAAAGTTCTTAAAAATGAACGAACAACCTTACCAGACAGAATTGCTGACTTTGCAGGACTTCCGCGAGGGTCTTCATGTCTCAAAATTTTACGAGTACGTTATTTAGAAGGTGAAGCGACCATATTAGATTATGATTATTTACTAGATGAAACGGCTGAACCAATTGAAAACAGTATCCTCGAAGATTCCCTGTATCAATATTTAGAAAATGAAAAAGGCTACGAAATAAGTTATGCCCAAAAAGAAATTACTGTGGAGCCGTTAAATGCTACTGATAAAAAATATTTAGCACTTCATGGCGATACGCATGTAGTTGTCGTAAAAAGCACGGTATTTTTAAAAGATACTACGCTATTTCAATATACCGAATCTCGCCATCGTCTGGATAAGTTTCGTTTTATTGATTTTGCTAGAAGGCGCTAA
- a CDS encoding PrsW family glutamic-type intramembrane protease, with translation MSEWYFKKKEQKVGPFTNIEMVAFYKKREIQDSTLVQKSPHPEWVTFKQTELYRHAQSHGNSELKIGHLFSAVFKKHSKEEGEKVFIAGTKYTTPATSEISSTWPHPWVFSRVFLVLIVTYFLLLACTYLFDNTNTIPGLMVIGSFAVPFSVLLFFFETNAPRNISVFDVVRMFFIGGVAALVATLVIYSIIPVGKLNYFNALLVGFIEETGKMIIVALFIRSLNSKYILNGLLIGAAVGAGFAAFESLGYAFNYSVDAAFLFKDIHIAGETMLNVIFSRGWQSIGGHVVWAAITGAALVIAKGDEKLGMHHIFTGTFWKLFIIPIALHFVWDCPFNPLPAIDFKQIVLIVVVWFVILRLINRGLKQVSTISAASKATK, from the coding sequence TTGTCAGAATGGTACTTCAAAAAGAAGGAGCAAAAAGTGGGACCTTTTACCAATATAGAGATGGTTGCTTTCTATAAAAAAAGGGAGATTCAAGATTCTACATTGGTTCAAAAATCCCCTCATCCAGAGTGGGTAACATTTAAACAAACAGAATTATATCGACATGCACAAAGTCACGGGAATTCTGAACTGAAAATCGGTCACCTTTTTTCCGCCGTTTTCAAAAAGCACTCCAAAGAAGAAGGAGAAAAAGTCTTTATTGCAGGAACAAAATACACTACGCCTGCAACAAGTGAAATATCAAGTACTTGGCCACATCCATGGGTATTCTCAAGAGTTTTTCTTGTATTAATCGTCACTTACTTTTTACTTCTTGCTTGTACATATTTATTCGATAATACTAATACGATTCCTGGTCTTATGGTGATTGGGTCATTCGCAGTTCCGTTTTCGGTATTATTATTCTTTTTTGAAACGAATGCACCTCGTAATATTAGTGTTTTCGATGTTGTTCGAATGTTTTTCATTGGGGGTGTCGCAGCGCTTGTTGCTACGCTTGTCATCTATTCAATTATTCCAGTTGGAAAATTAAATTACTTTAATGCGCTATTAGTTGGCTTTATTGAAGAAACTGGAAAAATGATCATTGTTGCCCTCTTCATTCGTTCATTAAATTCTAAGTATATTCTAAATGGGTTACTTATTGGTGCCGCAGTTGGTGCTGGATTTGCTGCTTTTGAATCACTCGGATATGCATTTAATTATAGCGTCGATGCAGCTTTCCTATTCAAGGATATTCATATTGCCGGAGAAACAATGTTAAATGTTATTTTTAGCCGTGGGTGGCAGTCAATTGGCGGTCATGTGGTATGGGCAGCAATTACTGGTGCTGCACTCGTTATTGCAAAAGGTGATGAAAAACTTGGGATGCACCATATTTTCACCGGAACTTTCTGGAAATTATTTATTATCCCTATTGCCTTGCATTTTGTTTGGGATTGTCCATTCAATCCACTACCAGCGATTGATTTTAAACAAATCGTATTGATTGTAGTTGTTTGGTTCGTTATTCTGCGCTTAATTAATAGAGGTTTAAAACAAGTGTCTACTATTTCAGCAGCGAGCAAAGCTACAAAATAA
- a CDS encoding helix-turn-helix domain-containing protein, whose translation MPNLSNRLTLLREKQGWSKAETARRLGLKAPSTYGNWEYGIREPDLEMVTQIATLYDVSVDYLLGQQSMPTFAPSELESEKDIGKRMTKISEDLRNEDDLKLDGLPLANESAHFLADSIDFIYEQAKKLNK comes from the coding sequence ATGCCAAATTTAAGTAATAGACTTACGTTACTCAGAGAAAAACAAGGTTGGTCAAAAGCAGAAACAGCTCGAAGACTTGGACTTAAAGCACCTTCTACTTATGGTAATTGGGAATATGGCATTCGTGAGCCAGATTTAGAGATGGTCACACAAATTGCTACACTTTATGATGTCAGTGTTGATTATTTACTTGGTCAACAAAGCATGCCCACTTTTGCCCCTAGTGAACTTGAAAGTGAAAAAGATATTGGCAAAAGAATGACGAAAATCAGTGAAGATTTAAGAAATGAGGACGATTTGAAATTGGACGGTCTCCCATTAGCTAATGAATCTGCTCACTTTCTTGCTGATTCGATTGATTTTATTTATGAACAAGCGAAAAAACTTAATAAGTAA
- a CDS encoding YitT family protein produces MKKKTGWNIAKIVVGALIFSLAVNVFAIPNNLGEGGVTGLTMMLYYLLGWTPAVTTLIFNGILLIIGYKFLDRMTIVWTIVAISFTSLFLHFSEPLAFVANQSIVAAIFAGLMMGIGMGLIMNGGGTTAGSAILAKIANKYLGWNTSYALLFFDLIVVIPSVFVIGFENMLFTIVSLYISTKVLDFILEGYNPKKSVTIISDYYEEIATEIDANLERGITLFNGQGFYMRQDKKILYIVISRDQLLPLTKIVNKYDEKAFFIINDVQSVIGEGFTKQITSE; encoded by the coding sequence ATGAAAAAGAAAACTGGATGGAACATTGCAAAAATTGTTGTAGGAGCGCTAATTTTCTCGCTCGCAGTGAATGTTTTCGCTATCCCAAATAATCTTGGTGAAGGTGGCGTTACTGGGTTAACGATGATGCTTTATTACTTACTCGGCTGGACACCTGCTGTAACGACATTAATATTTAATGGAATTTTACTTATTATAGGTTATAAATTTCTAGATCGAATGACAATTGTCTGGACGATTGTCGCTATTAGTTTCACTTCCCTATTCTTACATTTTTCTGAGCCACTTGCTTTTGTGGCGAACCAATCCATTGTTGCTGCGATTTTTGCCGGGTTAATGATGGGGATTGGTATGGGACTAATTATGAATGGCGGCGGAACAACTGCTGGTAGTGCTATTCTAGCAAAAATTGCTAATAAATACCTTGGATGGAACACTAGCTATGCTTTACTTTTCTTTGATTTAATTGTCGTAATCCCCTCTGTTTTTGTTATTGGTTTCGAAAATATGTTGTTTACTATCGTTTCGCTTTATATTTCAACCAAAGTGCTGGATTTCATTCTTGAGGGTTATAATCCTAAAAAATCTGTTACAATTATTTCTGATTACTATGAGGAAATTGCTACAGAAATTGATGCTAATTTGGAACGCGGAATCACGCTATTTAACGGGCAAGGATTCTACATGCGTCAAGATAAAAAAATCCTTTATATTGTAATTAGTCGTGATCAGCTTCTACCACTTACCAAAATTGTGAATAAATATGATGAAAAAGCATTCTTTATTATTAATGATGTTCAAAGTGTTATTGGTGAAGGATTTACTAAACAGATTACAAGTGAATAA